One Lottiidibacillus patelloidae genomic region harbors:
- a CDS encoding retropepsin-like aspartic protease, translating to MIKIKEVAGLPFISASVTFRGQKTELENVLIDTGSAGTIFNVNKLEHIGVKPEPNDVTQTITGVGGLEFVYTKELDQISIAKDIKIKNFLIELGSMEYGLDLDGIIGYDFMKSVGLNIDLKHFRLTI from the coding sequence ATGATTAAAATCAAAGAGGTGGCAGGCTTACCATTTATTTCGGCAAGTGTGACATTTCGAGGACAAAAAACGGAGTTAGAAAATGTATTAATTGACACTGGGTCTGCTGGAACAATATTTAATGTAAATAAACTAGAACACATAGGTGTAAAACCAGAACCAAATGATGTTACCCAAACAATCACAGGTGTTGGTGGACTTGAATTTGTTTACACAAAAGAGTTAGATCAAATTTCCATTGCAAAAGATATAAAGATAAAAAACTTTTTAATTGAATTAGGGTCAATGGAATACGGACTAGATCTTGACGGTATTATTGGTTACGATTTCATGAAAAGTGTGGGTTTAAATATTGATTTAAAGCATTTTAGGTTAACTATATAA